One stretch of Arachis hypogaea cultivar Tifrunner chromosome 20, arahy.Tifrunner.gnm2.J5K5, whole genome shotgun sequence DNA includes these proteins:
- the LOC112784591 gene encoding putative ABC1 protein At2g40090, producing the protein MGSLWRAGKKLSLVASAAAGGTAAALIATSDDPATALRLCATVPHRLLRDAVTAANIAFDYEYSLRGLREGSIEREMVKHEVHLRSAEKLRDLCFKNGGIYIKLGQHLGQLEYLVPQEYVITLRESMLNRCPVSSYEQICEVFKRELGDTPENIFAEFDPIPIASASLAQVHVARTHDGQKVAVKVQHAHMTETAAADHATVELVVNTLHRFFPSFDYRWLIDEINDSLPKELDFLVEAKNSEKCVENFRKLSPHVANYVYAPKVYWNLSTSKLLTMEFMDGAHINDIKTIRKLGIHPHELSKLVSQTFAEMMFKHGFVHCDPHSANLLVRPMPSGKRNILGWRKPQLILLDHGLYKELDFDTRTNYASLWKALVFSDVNAIKEYSAKLGAGEDLYVLFAGVLTMRPWKRVVDQSLDHLVFNGTESEISELQMYASEYFHQISELLRRLPRVILLMLKTNDCLRAVNNSLLQGSSLDTFFIIGKISSEAVIDVKMSQSKSLLSWLNVRLEKILLEVRLWGIQIVLWIYQIRKALSWSDQGLV; encoded by the exons ATGGGCTCATTATGGCGCGCAGGAAAGAAGCTCTCTCTTGTTGCCTCCGCCGCTGCCGGTGGCACCGCGGCAGCGCTCATTGCCACCTCTGACGACCCCGCAACAGCTCTCAGGCTCTGCGCCACCGTTCCCCACCGCCTCCTCCGCGACGCCGTCACTGCCGCCAACATTGCGTTCG ATTATGAATATTCACTGCGTGGATTGCGGGAGGGAAGCATTGAGAGGGAGATGGTCAAGCATGAAGTTCACCTCCGGTCAGCAGAGAAACTTCGAGACTTGTGTTTTAAGAATGGTGGGATTTATATAAAGCTTGGGCAGCATCTTGGGCAGTTG GAGTACTTGGTTCCTCAAGAGTATGTTATAACATTGAGGGAATCTATGCTAAATAGATGTCCAGTTTCTTCATATGAGCAAATATGTGAAGTATTCAAGAGGGAGCTTGGAGACACACCGGAAaat ATATTTGCTGAGTTTGACCCAATTCCAATAGCAAGTGCTTCCCTTGCACAAGTCCATGTAGCCCGCACACATGATGGCCAAAAAGTTGCTGTGAAG GTTCAGCATGCTCACATGACTGAGACTGCAGCTGCAGATCATGCCACAGTGGAATTGGTTGTGAACACTCTGCATAGGTTTTTTCCCAGTTTTGATTATAG GTGGTTGATTGATGAGATTAATGACAGTTTACCCAAG GAATTAGATTTTTTGGTCGAGGCAAAGAATAGTGAGAAGTGTGTGGAAAACTTCCGGAAGTTGTCTCCTCATGTTGCAAATTATGTATATGCTCCAAAAGTATATTGGAATCTAAGTACCTCAAAGCTTCTAACGATGGAATTCATGGATGGTGCTCACATAAATGATATCAAGACCATTCGAAAACTTGGAATCCATCCACATGAACTTTCAAAATTG GTAAGTCAGACTTTTGCTGAAATGATGTTCAAGCATGGGTTTGTGCACTGCGATCCACATTCCGCAAACTTATTGGTTCGTCCAATGCCTTCTGGGAAACGTAATATTCTGG GCTGGAGAAAACCTCAGTTGATTCTTTTAGATCATGGACTCTACAAAGAACTTGACTTCGATACAAGAACTAATTATGCTTCACTGTGGAAGGCTTTGGTATTTTCTGATGTTAATGCAATCAAGGAATATAGTGCAAAATTGGGTGCTGGAGAGGATTTGTATGTACTTTTTGCCGGAGTTCTGACTATGAGACCATGGAAAAGAGTTGTTGACCAATCACTGGATCATTTAGTTTTTAACGGAACAGAGAGTGAAATTTCAGAACTGCAG ATGTACGCTTCTGAATATTTCCACCAAATCTCAGAGCTTCTAAGGAGATTACCGCGTGTGATTCTTCTAATGCTGAAGACAAATGACTGTCTACGAGCAGTCAACAATTCTCTG CTGCAAGGATCTTCTCTGGACACATTTTTCATTATTGGAAAGATTTCTTCCGAGGCTGTCATTGATGTGAAGATGTCGCAAAGTAAGTCCCTTTTAAGTTGGTTGAATGTCAGATTGGAAAAGATTTTGCTGGAAGTACGACTTTGGGGAATTCAGATAGTCTTGTGGATTTACCAAATAAGAAAGGCGCTATCTTGGTCTGACCAAGGattagtataa